Proteins encoded in a region of the Campylobacteraceae bacterium genome:
- a CDS encoding cobyric acid synthase: MHNISIFGTSSDAGKSTLTFVIAKLIQDMGYSVVPFKAQNVSNNSKVCDDGSEIAIAQYFQAEVLGVKTSYHLNPVLLKSGRGSSASLIVEGKVVQNKDVREYYRDIDGLKPSVSSCYEYLDQEYDCVVAEGAGSPVELNLMDKDLSNIFIATKYNTKIILVADIEKGGVFASIYGVYNLLPLKLRNNIIGVIVNKFRGDRTLFDEGIRIIEEDFKIPVLGVLPYLPFNLGFEDSASLQNFVQHKNKKKLDVAVISYPHMSNYNDIEPLIADEEVFVEFVSSNISLEKFDLIILPGSKLVMKDLLWLKQVGLYEQIQDYKKNILCICGGYEMMFKKLHDPYCLENETSISMDGFNEIDDEVIFEKEKILKKGEYTLFGIKMKGFEIHHGRSSSYPLYYENKLLQGTFVHGILDSDEFRTQYLQKINRAYKGFSFSAYKTKTINTFVNEMKNNLDVEFIKKCITK; this comes from the coding sequence ATTCATAATATCTCTATCTTTGGAACATCTAGTGATGCTGGTAAATCTACTCTTACTTTTGTAATAGCAAAACTCATACAAGATATGGGATATTCTGTTGTGCCTTTTAAAGCCCAGAATGTTTCTAATAATTCTAAGGTCTGTGATGATGGTTCTGAAATAGCTATTGCTCAGTATTTTCAAGCTGAGGTATTAGGTGTAAAAACCTCTTATCATTTAAATCCTGTTTTATTAAAATCGGGACGGGGCTCCAGTGCTTCTTTAATAGTTGAAGGCAAAGTAGTACAAAATAAAGATGTAAGAGAATATTATAGAGATATTGATGGTTTAAAACCCTCTGTGAGCTCTTGTTATGAATATTTAGACCAAGAGTATGATTGTGTAGTAGCAGAAGGTGCAGGCTCTCCTGTGGAGCTTAATTTAATGGATAAAGACTTATCCAATATTTTTATCGCTACAAAATACAATACCAAAATCATTTTAGTAGCAGATATAGAAAAAGGAGGAGTGTTTGCTTCTATATATGGGGTATATAATCTTCTTCCTTTAAAGTTAAGAAATAACATTATAGGTGTTATTGTTAATAAGTTTAGAGGGGATAGAACATTATTTGATGAAGGCATAAGAATAATAGAAGAAGATTTTAAAATACCAGTTTTAGGTGTACTTCCTTATCTGCCTTTTAATTTGGGTTTTGAAGATTCTGCTTCTTTACAAAACTTTGTTCAGCACAAAAATAAGAAAAAATTAGATGTAGCAGTGATATCTTATCCTCATATGAGTAATTACAATGATATAGAGCCTTTAATAGCGGATGAAGAGGTTTTTGTAGAATTTGTAAGCTCTAATATCTCTTTGGAAAAGTTTGATCTTATAATCCTTCCTGGTTCTAAGTTAGTGATGAAAGATTTACTTTGGTTAAAACAAGTAGGTTTATACGAACAAATACAAGACTATAAAAAAAATATTCTATGTATTTGTGGGGGTTATGAAATGATGTTTAAAAAACTGCATGACCCTTATTGTTTAGAGAACGAAACAAGTATAAGCATGGATGGTTTTAATGAAATTGATGATGAAGTTATTTTTGAAAAAGAAAAAATTCTAAAAAAAGGCGAATATACCTTGTTTGGAATAAAAATGAAGGGTTTTGAGATTCACCATGGAAGATCATCTTCTTATCCCTTGTATTATGAGAACAAATTATTACAAGGTACTTTTGTTCATGGTATTTTAGACAGTGATGAATTTAGAACACAATACTTACAAAAAATCAATAGGGCGTATAAGGGTTTTTCTTTTAGTGCTTATAAAACAAAAACAATTAATACTTTTGTTAATGAGATGAAAAATAATTTAGATGTGGAGTTTATAAAAAAGTGTATTACGAAGTAG
- a CDS encoding bifunctional adenosylcobinamide kinase/adenosylcobinamide-phosphate guanylyltransferase, producing the protein MKSFYYGGQKSGKSNLASIKALSLSRTKPYYLATYDNSYNDEAMHERIYKHIKERENDFLTLEEAYDLNAVIKEGNTYLIDCMTMWIFNNMDKKEDYLIKELKKLFLLPCNIVFILNDVGSGVIPLDKQSRDFVDLSGIIGQFLAKNCDEVIEVKYGIEKKIK; encoded by the coding sequence ATGAAAAGTTTTTATTACGGAGGCCAAAAATCAGGAAAGAGTAATTTAGCTTCTATAAAAGCACTTAGTTTAAGTAGAACTAAACCTTATTATCTTGCAACCTATGATAACTCTTACAATGATGAAGCTATGCATGAGCGTATTTATAAACACATCAAAGAAAGAGAAAATGATTTCCTTACACTGGAAGAGGCATATGATTTAAATGCCGTTATAAAAGAAGGCAATACGTATTTAATTGATTGTATGACGATGTGGATTTTTAATAATATGGACAAAAAAGAAGACTATTTAATAAAAGAGCTAAAAAAACTCTTTTTACTTCCTTGTAATATCGTATTTATTTTAAACGATGTAGGTTCTGGAGTAATTCCCCTTGATAAACAATCAAGGGATTTTGTTGATTTATCAGGAATAATAGGACAATTTTTGGCAAAAAACTGTGATGAAGTTATAGAAGTAAAATACGGCATTGAGAAAAAGATAAAATGA
- a CDS encoding MarC family protein, producing the protein MDLFISSFLKIYFMMAPFFVLTVFITVTKDASTAEKRLLAIKVTLSVIVMSLVFMFFGKNIFAVFGVTLDAFRIGAGALLFLTAVELIHGSKDGIKVENTKVSDLAVVPLAIPVTIGPGTIGILLVMGAEYENATELFTGASALICAVVSIGLMLYMSNIFEKLVGKQGLLIISKITGLFLAAISAQFVFSGIKSFMA; encoded by the coding sequence ATGGATTTATTTATATCGTCTTTTTTAAAAATATATTTTATGATGGCACCCTTTTTTGTATTAACCGTATTTATAACCGTAACAAAAGATGCAAGTACTGCTGAAAAGCGTTTATTGGCGATAAAAGTTACTTTATCTGTTATTGTAATGTCTTTGGTTTTTATGTTTTTTGGAAAGAATATTTTTGCTGTTTTTGGAGTTACTTTGGATGCTTTTAGAATAGGTGCAGGGGCTTTATTGTTTTTAACGGCGGTTGAGTTAATACATGGTTCAAAAGATGGTATAAAAGTTGAGAATACAAAAGTATCTGATTTGGCAGTAGTGCCTTTAGCAATACCAGTTACTATTGGACCAGGTACTATTGGTATTTTACTTGTTATGGGTGCTGAGTATGAAAATGCGACAGAATTATTTACAGGGGCAAGCGCATTAATTTGTGCCGTTGTATCTATTGGATTGATGTTATATATGTCAAATATTTTTGAAAAACTTGTAGGAAAACAAGGTTTACTTATTATTTCTAAAATTACAGGCTTATTTTTAGCTGCAATTTCTGCCCAATTTGTATTTTCTGGAATTAAAAGTTTTATGGCTTAA
- the dsbD gene encoding protein-disulfide reductase DsbD yields MRKILLILFFIVNLFALEQDFLSPTDAIKFNFEKKDNKLIVDLVLAKDIYLYDEKLKISIIKPSVLDITKELSVQKPEMYHEFIVHFNGLRIDIPHELLISKFGKTLYTIEAQYQGCSTNGLCYAPMTSTVELDLGAGTLENNNQVPMFSNIDKDDLSESDLITNSLRDGNIFVVLLTFFGFGLLLSLTPCIFPMIPILSSIIVKAGAKEKLSSKKGFLLSFVYVLSMSFAYTIAGVLAGLFGSNLQVALQNPYVLSIFAFVFVLLAFSMFGYFKLELPQSLQNKINKSSEGKEKQGFVGIAIMGFLSALIVGPCVAAPLAGALIYIGQTGDAILGGLALFVLSFGMGIPLLLIGLGAGKYMPKPGEWMDSISKIFGLLMLGIAIYMLDRVLDPSLIMYAWAVLMLASALYIQAYKHILVRLISALLLLYGALVFVGASSGATNVLNPLVKFTSSASIIGINNEIKFTYIKNIKELDAAIKNSSKPIMLDFYADWCISCKELENFTFQDERVKKILINDFLLLKADVTKNNADDKALQKRFNIVGPPGLIFWDRNKKEIKSAKIVGYKNADDFLETLNKVK; encoded by the coding sequence TTGAGAAAGATACTATTAATACTTTTTTTTATCGTTAATTTATTTGCTCTTGAGCAAGATTTTTTAAGCCCCACGGATGCAATAAAATTTAATTTTGAAAAAAAAGACAATAAACTTATTGTTGATTTAGTATTAGCAAAAGATATTTACTTATACGATGAAAAATTAAAAATCTCAATAATAAAACCTTCTGTTTTAGATATTACAAAAGAATTAAGTGTTCAAAAACCTGAAATGTATCATGAGTTTATTGTTCATTTTAATGGGCTTCGTATTGATATCCCTCATGAATTATTAATAAGCAAATTTGGAAAAACACTTTATACTATTGAAGCGCAATATCAAGGCTGTTCAACCAATGGTTTGTGTTATGCACCAATGACCAGTACCGTTGAGCTTGATTTAGGAGCAGGAACTTTAGAAAATAATAATCAAGTGCCTATGTTTTCAAATATTGACAAGGATGATTTAAGTGAAAGTGATTTAATTACCAACTCATTAAGAGATGGTAATATTTTTGTTGTTTTACTTACTTTTTTTGGTTTTGGACTTTTACTGTCTTTAACCCCTTGTATTTTTCCTATGATTCCTATTTTATCTTCTATAATTGTAAAAGCGGGTGCAAAAGAAAAACTTTCTTCCAAAAAAGGTTTTTTACTCTCTTTTGTATATGTTCTTTCTATGTCATTTGCTTATACAATAGCGGGGGTATTAGCTGGTTTATTTGGTTCTAATTTACAAGTTGCTTTACAAAATCCCTATGTTTTAAGTATATTTGCTTTTGTTTTTGTACTCTTGGCTTTTTCAATGTTTGGATATTTTAAATTAGAATTGCCTCAAAGTCTGCAAAATAAAATAAATAAAAGCAGTGAAGGAAAAGAAAAACAAGGTTTTGTTGGAATTGCAATTATGGGCTTTTTATCTGCATTAATTGTAGGGCCTTGCGTAGCAGCACCACTAGCAGGAGCTTTGATTTACATAGGGCAAACAGGCGATGCTATTTTAGGTGGGCTTGCTTTATTTGTTCTGTCTTTTGGAATGGGTATTCCTTTATTGTTAATTGGTTTAGGAGCAGGTAAATACATGCCAAAACCAGGCGAGTGGATGGACAGTATTTCCAAAATCTTTGGATTATTGATGTTAGGTATTGCTATTTATATGTTAGACAGAGTACTTGATCCTAGTCTTATTATGTATGCATGGGCTGTTTTAATGCTTGCTTCTGCTTTATATATTCAAGCTTATAAACATATTCTTGTTCGTCTAATCTCAGCGCTTCTTTTACTTTATGGGGCACTTGTTTTTGTAGGAGCTAGCAGTGGAGCTACAAATGTACTAAATCCTTTAGTTAAATTTACAAGTTCTGCTAGTATTATTGGAATAAACAATGAAATTAAATTTACCTATATAAAAAACATAAAAGAATTAGATGCTGCGATTAAAAATTCAAGCAAACCTATAATGCTTGATTTTTATGCCGATTGGTGTATTTCTTGTAAAGAACTGGAAAACTTTACTTTTCAAGATGAGAGAGTGAAAAAGATTTTAATAAATGATTTTTTATTATTAAAAGCAGATGTGACAAAAAACAATGCAGATGATAAAGCTTTGCAAAAACGCTTTAATATAGTAGGACCTCCTGGTTTAATTTTTTGGGACAGGAATAAAAAAGAAATAAAAAGTGCTAAAATCGTAGGGTATAAAAATGCCGATGATTTTTTAGAGACCTTAAATAAAGTAAAATAA
- a CDS encoding HAMP domain-containing histidine kinase, with protein MRNISISTFINFIFFIAFIAISAGSLLFVSLDKESFEIDRQKRHEIIANNFLSIFQKFPTYEQLNSLYSKFNTKPVINREIKLHIINNAEELELHRTYLGIYRVLEYEEKIFIYVQQYGYNIMLQDLKAKTYNYLKVFIAFLAAVFIIFFLFFILKKKLMPLKKLNDQINEFSKGNLSIDTSSKNGDEIGEIANNFNNSRIYISKLLSSKNLFMRNMMHELKTPITKAMFAIEVLEESKSKQILNRAFLRMNEIIKELATVEKLTSKVQTLDIQNTCFLKIYDTSLKILMLENNSIDSKIKDFKFDVDINLLSIALKNLLDNAIKFSSEKRAVLLANKDIIEVCSKGSKLKHELDYYTEAFSQEEKRSDGFGLGLYIVKTICDLHGFSFVYKYEKGNNIFCIVLKKSIKKRKKKTLLLKV; from the coding sequence ATGAGAAATATATCTATATCTACATTTATTAACTTTATTTTCTTTATTGCTTTTATAGCTATTAGTGCAGGATCTTTGCTTTTTGTTTCATTAGACAAAGAATCCTTTGAAATTGATAGACAAAAACGGCATGAAATAATTGCCAATAACTTTTTATCTATTTTCCAAAAATTCCCTACTTATGAACAACTTAACTCTTTATATTCAAAGTTTAATACCAAACCCGTAATCAACAGAGAAATAAAACTTCACATTATTAACAATGCCGAAGAATTAGAACTGCATAGAACCTATTTAGGAATATATAGAGTCTTAGAGTATGAAGAAAAAATATTTATTTATGTACAACAATACGGTTATAATATTATGCTGCAAGACTTAAAAGCAAAAACCTATAATTATCTCAAGGTTTTTATTGCTTTTTTAGCAGCTGTTTTTATTATCTTCTTTTTATTTTTTATTTTAAAGAAAAAACTCATGCCTTTAAAAAAACTCAATGATCAAATTAATGAGTTTTCAAAAGGGAATCTTAGCATTGATACCTCTTCTAAAAATGGTGATGAAATTGGAGAAATTGCGAATAACTTTAACAATTCAAGAATCTATATCTCAAAACTTTTAAGCTCAAAAAACTTATTTATGAGAAATATGATGCATGAATTAAAAACCCCCATAACAAAAGCTATGTTTGCTATTGAAGTTTTAGAAGAATCAAAAAGCAAACAAATTTTAAACCGTGCATTTTTACGAATGAATGAGATTATTAAAGAATTGGCAACGGTTGAAAAACTCACTTCCAAAGTACAAACGCTAGATATTCAAAATACATGTTTTTTAAAAATATACGATACTTCTTTAAAAATTTTAATGCTTGAAAACAATAGTATTGATTCTAAAATAAAAGATTTTAAATTTGATGTAGATATTAATTTACTCTCCATCGCATTAAAAAATCTTTTAGACAATGCCATTAAATTTTCCAGTGAAAAAAGGGCTGTTTTACTTGCAAATAAAGACATTATTGAAGTTTGTTCAAAAGGAAGTAAACTAAAACATGAGCTTGATTATTACACCGAAGCTTTTTCTCAAGAAGAAAAAAGAAGTGACGGTTTTGGTTTGGGTTTGTATATTGTAAAAACCATTTGTGATTTACATGGTTTTAGCTTTGTTTATAAGTATGAAAAAGGAAACAATATTTTTTGTATTGTTTTAAAAAAATCCATAAAAAAAAGAAAAAAGAAAACGCTTTTACTTAAGGTGTAA
- a CDS encoding rhodanese-like domain-containing protein: MNRLKLVHPDDLDIKNDIIIDIRREAEFAETGIIKNSIKLTFFDDYGQYDLLSWIKEFKKHVKSQDQKFVLVCAHAQRTDMLGNYLLNELEYKNTSHLEGGISLWLRLNKKTV; this comes from the coding sequence ATGAATAGATTAAAACTGGTACATCCAGATGACTTAGACATAAAAAATGACATAATAATTGATATCAGAAGAGAAGCCGAGTTTGCAGAAACTGGAATTATTAAAAACTCCATTAAACTAACATTTTTTGATGATTATGGACAATATGATTTATTATCCTGGATAAAAGAGTTTAAAAAACATGTTAAATCTCAAGACCAGAAGTTTGTTTTAGTATGTGCTCATGCACAAAGAACTGACATGTTAGGGAACTATTTATTGAATGAACTAGAATATAAAAACACTTCTCATTTAGAAGGTGGGATATCTTTATGGTTACGTTTAAACAAAAAAACGGTTTAG
- a CDS encoding adenosylcobinamide-GDP ribazoletransferase: MKIILDGFFLALSFFTVLPSKKEINIVSSTYKYMLLFFPLIGAILASLTILIYLALQEYFHSLYAALVAAIIYLFLYGFLHLEAICDVVDAWFAKYSNKDVYEIMKEPHIGAIGGIFCFVFILLKLAIIAYILYEEHFALLFFALIFSRLNVIFALGNFTFHKNSFMALSLKEHASFKLLLFSLLYVLLMFFIDSSSLFLFVLSLIVFFLVLNVLKKRFSFLNGDCIGFTLEVNELIILNLGFILL, from the coding sequence ATGAAAATAATTTTAGATGGCTTTTTTTTAGCCCTGTCTTTTTTTACTGTTTTACCTTCTAAAAAAGAAATAAATATTGTTTCTTCTACTTATAAATACATGCTTTTGTTTTTTCCCTTAATTGGGGCTATTTTGGCTTCTTTAACAATACTTATTTATCTTGCTTTGCAAGAATATTTCCATTCTTTGTATGCAGCTCTTGTTGCAGCTATTATATATCTGTTTTTATATGGATTTTTACATTTAGAAGCTATATGTGATGTAGTAGATGCTTGGTTTGCGAAATACTCGAATAAAGATGTTTATGAAATCATGAAAGAACCTCATATTGGCGCTATTGGTGGGATTTTTTGTTTTGTTTTTATTTTGTTAAAACTAGCTATCATTGCTTATATCTTATATGAAGAACATTTTGCCTTATTGTTTTTTGCTTTGATTTTTTCACGCTTGAATGTAATTTTTGCCTTGGGTAATTTTACTTTTCATAAAAATAGCTTTATGGCACTTAGTCTTAAAGAGCATGCAAGTTTTAAACTTCTTTTGTTTTCTTTATTGTATGTTTTGTTGATGTTTTTTATAGATAGCAGTTCTTTGTTTTTATTTGTTCTTTCCCTTATTGTCTTTTTTTTAGTCTTAAATGTTTTAAAAAAACGCTTTTCTTTTTTAAATGGCGATTGTATTGGTTTTACGCTTGAAGTAAATGAGCTAATTATATTAAACCTAGGATTTATTTTATTATGA
- a CDS encoding response regulator transcription factor, with amino-acid sequence MTKILMIEDDLELAQIITDYLASFDMEVTNIDSPYQGLSTLKVHKDYELLILDLTLPEIDGLELIPKIREISNIPIIISSARDDILDKVMGLERGADDYLPKPYNPRELSARIKSILKRSQGHSNQEKKEKKIFDLRIDDLQIYFKEKLLNLTLAEFDILRLLIQRNNGVVSREDFIYDSIHIEDESSLKNIDVMISRIRNKIAAVDESETFIKSVRGIGYQLII; translated from the coding sequence ATATTAATGATAGAAGATGATTTAGAACTTGCGCAAATTATTACAGATTATTTGGCTTCTTTTGATATGGAAGTCACCAATATAGATTCTCCTTATCAGGGTTTATCGACCCTTAAAGTTCATAAAGATTATGAGCTTTTAATTTTGGATTTGACCTTGCCTGAAATTGATGGCCTTGAACTTATTCCAAAAATTAGAGAAATTTCGAATATCCCTATTATTATCTCTTCTGCAAGAGATGATATTTTAGACAAAGTAATGGGATTAGAGCGAGGCGCGGATGATTATTTACCAAAACCGTATAATCCAAGAGAGTTAAGTGCAAGAATCAAGTCAATTTTAAAACGTAGCCAAGGTCATTCAAATCAAGAGAAAAAAGAAAAAAAGATTTTTGATTTACGTATTGATGATTTACAAATATATTTTAAAGAAAAACTTCTAAATCTTACTTTGGCTGAATTTGATATTTTAAGACTTTTAATTCAAAGAAACAATGGCGTAGTATCAAGAGAAGATTTCATTTATGATTCTATTCATATTGAAGATGAAAGTTCATTAAAAAACATTGATGTGATGATTTCACGAATACGAAATAAAATCGCAGCAGTTGATGAATCTGAAACCTTTATAAAATCAGTTAGAGGAATTGGTTATCAGTTAATAATATGA
- a CDS encoding aminotransferase class I/II-fold pyridoxal phosphate-dependent enzyme: MKMYEHGGDVKSFALKNKCEISEVIDLSSNINFLKPEISLDFNALDISAYPSYDDLYKALAKKYEISENQIEVYNGGSSAIFSLFRALGLKHCTIYAPAYLEYKKAAKNFSYTLDYVNRLNNIKENIEENTFVIFVNPSTPDGKYYDIDVLMKYWISKNATILIDESFLDFTSATSCKSYLNSYDKLYILKSMTKFYSSASIRIGSILSTKENIKTLKAKEPLWKISHFDSMYLQEALKDTHFPKLSRSITAKNKAYLEQILNESTYIEEVFISAANFVLVKLKDINASVLQEHLSKYKIMIRDCSNFEFLDNSFVRIAVKSSDNLQVLKLALESINNDS; the protein is encoded by the coding sequence ATGAAAATGTATGAACATGGGGGAGATGTAAAATCTTTTGCCCTTAAAAACAAATGCGAAATAAGTGAAGTAATTGATCTCTCTTCTAATATTAATTTTCTTAAACCAGAGATTAGTCTTGATTTTAATGCTTTAGATATAAGTGCATATCCCTCTTATGATGATTTATACAAAGCGTTGGCTAAAAAGTATGAAATAAGTGAAAATCAAATAGAAGTATATAATGGCGGAAGCAGCGCTATTTTTTCTTTATTTAGAGCCTTGGGTTTAAAACATTGTACGATTTATGCCCCTGCTTATTTAGAATATAAAAAAGCGGCTAAAAATTTTTCTTATACTTTGGACTATGTGAACAGACTTAATAATATCAAAGAAAACATAGAAGAAAATACCTTTGTAATATTTGTAAACCCTTCTACTCCTGATGGAAAGTATTATGATATTGATGTTTTAATGAAGTATTGGATTTCAAAAAATGCTACAATTTTAATTGATGAGAGTTTTTTAGATTTTACATCTGCCACATCGTGTAAAAGTTATTTAAATTCTTATGATAAATTATATATTTTAAAATCCATGACAAAATTTTATTCGTCTGCTTCTATTCGTATAGGAAGTATACTAAGTACAAAAGAGAATATAAAAACCCTAAAAGCAAAAGAACCTTTATGGAAAATATCTCATTTTGATAGTATGTATTTACAAGAAGCTCTAAAAGACACACACTTTCCAAAATTAAGCAGAAGTATCACCGCTAAAAACAAAGCTTATTTAGAACAAATATTAAATGAAAGCACGTATATAGAAGAAGTATTTATAAGTGCAGCAAATTTTGTATTAGTAAAATTAAAAGATATTAACGCTTCTGTATTACAAGAGCACTTATCTAAATACAAGATAATGATAAGAGATTGTTCTAATTTTGAATTCTTAGATAATAGTTTTGTTCGTATTGCTGTTAAATCAAGTGATAACTTACAGGTATTAAAACTGGCATTAGAAAGCATAAACAATGATTCATAA
- the cobD gene encoding cobalamin biosynthesis protein CobD — protein sequence MYYEVVIIAYIFDMLFSEYEHVKFIKHPIVMIGSYISWFEKKFYQDSVLRGTLLLFSLMLTVYAISKSIMFLDSFILEAFLCSFAISHKMLYDKVKEITQKENKTDLIAMLVSRDTSSMNESDVNKAAIETYAENLSDGVIAPLFYMFFFGLAGAFVYKAVNTLDSMVGYKSERYLNYGRSSARMDDLLNYIPARLTAFLICILFKSYKAFNSFSFYGAQHESVNAGHPIAAMALSINVSLGGPTSYFGKIKEKAYFGDGKKDITTQDVLKALSIKYKLDFCIILFLGVIYVLQKVV from the coding sequence GTGTATTACGAAGTAGTTATTATTGCTTATATTTTTGATATGTTATTTTCAGAGTATGAGCATGTCAAGTTTATAAAACATCCTATTGTAATGATAGGATCTTATATCTCATGGTTTGAAAAGAAATTTTACCAAGATTCAGTACTAAGAGGTACATTATTGTTATTCTCTTTAATGCTCACAGTATATGCAATATCAAAAAGCATAATGTTTTTGGACTCTTTTATTCTAGAAGCCTTTTTATGTTCTTTTGCAATATCGCATAAGATGTTATATGACAAAGTAAAAGAAATTACGCAAAAAGAAAATAAAACAGACTTAATCGCTATGTTGGTTTCACGAGATACTTCTTCTATGAATGAGAGCGATGTTAATAAAGCAGCTATTGAGACTTATGCTGAAAACTTAAGTGATGGAGTAATTGCTCCTCTTTTTTATATGTTCTTTTTTGGCCTTGCTGGGGCTTTTGTGTATAAAGCAGTAAATACCTTAGATTCAATGGTTGGCTATAAAAGTGAACGGTATTTAAATTATGGAAGAAGCTCCGCACGAATGGATGATTTGTTAAATTATATCCCTGCTAGACTTACGGCTTTCCTTATTTGTATTTTGTTTAAATCCTACAAAGCTTTTAACAGCTTTTCTTTTTATGGGGCTCAACATGAGAGTGTTAATGCAGGACATCCAATAGCAGCAATGGCTTTAAGTATAAATGTAAGTTTAGGTGGACCTACCTCTTATTTTGGAAAAATAAAAGAAAAAGCTTATTTCGGGGATGGCAAAAAAGATATCACTACGCAAGATGTGTTAAAAGCGCTTTCAATTAAATACAAACTGGATTTTTGTATAATACTATTTCTAGGAGTAATTTATGTCTTACAAAAAGTGGTTTGA
- a CDS encoding TIGR00303 family protein: MTYKTLLGKSDFLESLRGKTASFYLSASYTQSSDIEGISQAGLKGLLHLTPVLDFEFLCVQEVRSLENIAVTPSGIPTPAIITRAVHTLKAFASLEFLDLGVKKLPKLEHFPIHNFDISFSHAINTKTTINAFDIFQKGLEFGKTHKSPGEYTILAESVPAGTTTANALCLALGYEVENKFSSSFKNAPNKIKDTLIKEALVLCEKKVDIFEKAAQSADNMLIFNAGFVLGQSSTNKKLILAGGTQMAAVLLLVNSIVKEMNVAFDASNLAICTTKWLEKDENSDFIGILKLLDFNINAYASTFDFQNSSSKVLKKYDEGEAKEGVGAGAALCYAAINNIKEEELLEKIQHFVGE, translated from the coding sequence GTGACATATAAAACTCTTTTAGGCAAAAGCGATTTTTTAGAAAGTTTGAGAGGCAAAACGGCCTCGTTTTATTTAAGTGCAAGTTATACACAAAGCTCTGATATAGAAGGTATCTCGCAAGCGGGCTTAAAAGGTTTACTGCATTTAACCCCTGTATTGGATTTTGAATTTTTATGTGTGCAAGAAGTGCGTTCTTTAGAAAATATCGCAGTAACTCCTAGTGGTATTCCTACGCCTGCCATTATTACAAGAGCAGTACATACACTCAAAGCTTTTGCATCTTTAGAGTTTTTAGACTTAGGGGTAAAAAAACTTCCAAAACTAGAACATTTCCCTATTCATAATTTTGATATTTCATTTTCTCATGCGATTAATACAAAAACTACTATTAATGCTTTTGATATTTTCCAAAAAGGCTTAGAATTTGGAAAAACACATAAAAGTCCTGGGGAGTACACTATTTTAGCTGAAAGCGTTCCTGCAGGAACTACTACTGCTAATGCTTTGTGTTTGGCTTTAGGATATGAAGTTGAGAACAAATTTTCTTCATCTTTTAAAAATGCACCCAATAAAATTAAAGATACTCTTATAAAAGAAGCCTTAGTTTTATGTGAAAAGAAAGTGGATATTTTTGAGAAAGCGGCACAAAGTGCAGATAATATGTTGATTTTTAATGCAGGATTTGTTTTAGGACAGAGTTCAACAAATAAAAAACTAATTTTAGCTGGGGGCACTCAAATGGCCGCTGTTTTATTACTGGTTAATTCAATAGTAAAAGAAATGAATGTAGCATTTGATGCAAGTAATTTAGCAATTTGCACAACTAAGTGGTTAGAGAAAGATGAAAATTCTGATTTTATTGGAATTTTAAAACTCTTGGATTTCAATATTAATGCTTATGCTTCCACCTTTGATTTTCAAAACTCTTCTTCAAAGGTTTTAAAAAAATACGATGAAGGTGAAGCAAAAGAGGGTGTTGGTGCAGGAGCAGCTTTATGTTATGCTGCTATTAATAATATAAAAGAAGAAGAATTGTTAGAAAAAATACAACATTTTGTAGGAGAGTAA